Proteins found in one Pontibacter sp. SGAir0037 genomic segment:
- a CDS encoding NAD(P)(+) transhydrogenase (Re/Si-specific) subunit beta, whose amino-acid sequence MEKDLLIKIAYLIASVLFIVGIKMLGKTATARRGNTLSAVAMLVAVLATLLDSQVLSFTEIFVTILIGSAIGLIAARRVEMTSMPEMVAIFNGFGGASSVLVAASEYWRLAHEADLSMPVVVGVTVVISIIIGAVTFTGSMVAFGKLKGLINGRSVTFGGQHALNAVLFVAALALSVMVVLNPNDEIWMIGVIGVGLLLGILTVIPIGGADMPVVISLLNSYSGIAACATGFVLNNQVLIITGALVGASGIILTQIMCKAMNRSLINVLLGGFGQTSSGAAAAGGEEIVVKEVGVEETAMLFDSASSVIIVPGYGMAVAQAQHVVRELTDLLEKRGTSVKFAIHPVAGRMPGHMNVLLAEANIPYDKLIEMDHINDEFANTDIALIIGANDVVNPAARTNPGSPIFGMPVLNADKARTVIVCKRGMSAGYAGIENELFGYPNCLMLFGDAKSSMTKVVSELKEMVTA is encoded by the coding sequence ACTGGCTACGCTGCTCGATAGCCAGGTTTTAAGCTTTACAGAAATCTTTGTTACCATTCTGATTGGTTCGGCCATTGGTCTTATTGCCGCCCGCCGTGTAGAAATGACCTCGATGCCGGAAATGGTAGCTATCTTCAACGGCTTCGGAGGTGCATCGTCGGTGTTGGTAGCTGCCTCAGAATACTGGAGGCTGGCCCATGAGGCGGATCTCAGCATGCCGGTAGTAGTTGGCGTAACGGTTGTGATCAGTATCATTATCGGTGCCGTCACTTTTACGGGCTCTATGGTTGCCTTTGGCAAACTGAAGGGCCTGATAAACGGGAGATCCGTTACTTTCGGGGGACAACATGCGCTAAATGCCGTTCTTTTTGTTGCCGCACTTGCGTTATCGGTTATGGTGGTACTTAATCCGAATGATGAAATCTGGATGATAGGTGTGATTGGTGTCGGGCTTTTACTGGGCATCCTGACGGTTATTCCGATCGGTGGGGCTGATATGCCTGTAGTTATTTCCCTGCTGAATTCATACTCCGGTATAGCGGCCTGTGCCACTGGCTTCGTGCTCAATAACCAGGTCCTTATCATTACAGGTGCCTTAGTGGGAGCATCTGGCATCATCCTGACGCAGATCATGTGCAAAGCCATGAACAGATCACTTATAAACGTACTATTAGGCGGCTTCGGACAGACAAGTTCGGGCGCTGCCGCTGCCGGTGGCGAAGAAATCGTTGTGAAAGAAGTAGGTGTAGAAGAAACTGCCATGTTGTTTGATTCCGCTTCTTCTGTGATTATAGTACCCGGTTATGGTATGGCAGTAGCACAGGCCCAGCACGTGGTGCGCGAGCTAACCGACCTGCTTGAAAAACGAGGGACTTCAGTTAAGTTTGCCATTCACCCGGTAGCTGGGCGCATGCCCGGGCACATGAATGTTCTGCTGGCAGAAGCAAATATACCTTATGATAAACTGATCGAGATGGACCACATCAACGATGAATTTGCCAATACAGATATAGCTCTTATTATAGGCGCCAACGATGTGGTAAACCCTGCAGCCAGAACAAATCCCGGAAGCCCGATCTTTGGTATGCCTGTACTGAATGCCGACAAGGCACGCACTGTAATTGTTTGCAAGCGAGGTATGAGTGCCGGGTATGCCGGTATAGAGAACGAGCTGTTTGGTTACCCGAACTGTCTCATGCTGTTCGGAGACGCCAAATCTTCTATGACCAAAGTGGTAAGTGAGCTGAAGGAGATGGTAACGGCTTAA